Proteins encoded by one window of Cydia fagiglandana chromosome Z, ilCydFagi1.1, whole genome shotgun sequence:
- the LOC134678758 gene encoding enkurin, whose translation MSIVEIAHHNEVIYTILDKPPPDPPKTPRYHSELEKQLKARKIPQLRRTFGYAETPVNPPDQFLKKGEGYSQPVKKSDHKCIKGDLPAVPRRPPPGKGPEKPKVNFRVLNIKKAVKVKGRPVEPRLVDTRDGHIKKIKGSGEVPEYCLRPDFGRMPAYLVRRNRRIRMEQEAMQYADDHKESLCKQLADEEREKLLKDLKNKWQLKQKAFLQLPMLTDTVPKIMKKVKMEQELKQLEKDIQLVESNPYIYIY comes from the exons ATGTCGATAGTGGAAATCGCACACCATAACGAAGTCATTTACACCATTCTCGACAAACCCCCACCGGATCCACCGAAGACGCCCAG GTACCACTCTGAGCTAGAGAAACAGCTGAAGGCCCGAAAGATACCCCAACTGCGTCGGACATTTGGGTACGCGGAGACGCCGGTCAACCCCCCTGACCAGTTCCTTAAGAAGGGGGAAGGATATA GTCAACCCGTAAAGAAGTCAGACCACAAATGCATCAAGGGCGACTTACCCGCCGTGCCGAGGCGACCCCCGCCAGGAAAGGGGCCAGAAAAACCTAAGGTCAACTTTAGGGTACTCAACATTAAGAAAGCCGTCAAGGTTAAGGGTAGACCCGTAGAGCCGAG ATTAGTAGACACCCGCGACGGCCATATAAAGAAGATCAAGGGCTCCGGTGAAGTCCCGGAATACTGTCTCCGACCGGACTTCGGGCGTATGCCGGCTTACCTGGTGCGTCGCAACAGGAGAATCAGAATGGAACAGGAAGCCATGCAGTACGCTGATGATCACAAGGAGAGTCTGTGCAAGCAGCTTGCTGATGAGGAGAGAGAGAAACTGCTCAAg GACCTGAAAAACAAATGGCAGCTGAAGCAGAAGGCGTTCCTCCAGCTACCCATGCTCACAGACACGGTGCCGAAAATCATGAAGAAAGTTAAGATGGAGCAGGAGCTGAAACAGCTCGAGAAGGACATACAGCTCGTCGAGTCCAACCCGTATATATACATTTATTGA